In Papaver somniferum cultivar HN1 chromosome 1, ASM357369v1, whole genome shotgun sequence, a genomic segment contains:
- the LOC113320952 gene encoding heat shock 70 kDa protein 18-like, protein MAGKAIGIDLGTTYSCVGVWLSQENRVEIITNDQGNRTTPSYVAFNGYERMVGDAAKNQVAVNPSNSIFDAKRLIGRKMSDSFAQSDMKLWPFKVIPGVNEKPMIQVSYKGKDIHFSAEEISAMILSKMRETAEAYLGSIVKNAVITVPAYFSDSQRQATKDAGKIAGLNVLRILNEPTAAGIAYGLDKKVAGVGAKNVLIFDLGGGTFDVSILTIHGDILEVKATSGDTHLGGEDFDNRLLHHFVQEFNMKYKMDVSGNPKALTKLRASCERAKRTLSSTARTTIEIDALYEGVDFHTSITRAKFEHLNMDVFMRCMEPIEKCLKDAKMDKSAIDEVVLVGGSTRIPKVQSLLQDLFNGKELCKSINPDEAVAYGAAVLAAQLTGDGNEKVQDLVLLDVTSLSLAIGIDLGTTYSCVGVWQNDRIEIIANDQGNRITPSYVAFSDNERMIGDAARNQVAMNPTNTIFDAKRLIGRKFSDSFVQSDMKLWPFKIIPGLDNKPMIQVNYKGEDVKFSAEEISSMVLTKMKETAELYLGSTVTDAVVTVPAYFNDSQRQATKDAGTIAGLNVLQILNEPTAAGIAYGLNKATTIGPNNVLIFDFGGGTVDVSILSINGGIFKVKATSGDTHLGGEDLDNRLLNHFVQEFKKKYEKDISGNPRSLRRLRTSCERAKRTLSSTPRTTIEVDALYEGIDFHTPITRAKFEELNIDLFRKSMEPVEKCLADAKMDKKAIHEVVLVGGSTRIPKVQVILQEFFNGKKLCNSINPDEAVACGAAVQAAILSGRGKEKVQDLVLLDVTPLSLGVETFGGLMSVIIPRNTSIPVKKEKIYTTTLDNQSNVLFPVYQGERARARDNNLLGEFVLQGIRPAPRGVPKFTVCFHMDEDGILNVYAEEKTTGNKNKIIVTNNKGRFSKAEIERLVQEAEKYKLEDEELRRRRAEGDQ, encoded by the exons ATGGCTGGAAAAGCAATAGGGATAGATTTAGGAACAACATATTCATGTGTTGGAGTATGGTTATCACAAGAGAATCGTGTGGAGATCATTACTAATGATCAGGGAAATCGCACTACTCCTTCCTATGTTGCTTTTAATGGGTATGAACGTATGGTTGGTGATGCGGCTAAAAATCAAGTTGCTGTGAATCCTAGCAACTCCATTTTTG ATGCGAAACGCTTGATTGGTAGGAAAATGAGTGATAGCTTTGCTCAGAGTGATATGAAGCTATGGCCCTTCAAAGTCATTCCTGGCGTCAACGAGAAACCCATGATTCAAGTCAGTTACAAGGGCAAGGATATACATTTTTCAGCCGAGGAAATTTCAGCCATGATTCTGAGTAAGATGCGAGAAACTGCTGAAGCGTACCTTGGTTCAATCGTTAAGAACGCTGTTATAACCGTCCCAGCTTACTTTAGTGATTCTCAGAGACAAGCTACAAAGGATGCTGGTAAAATTGCTGGTCTTAATGTACTTCGAATCTTGAATGAACCAACGGCGGCTGGAATTGCTTATGGTCTTGATAAGAAAGTGGCCGGTGTTGGTGCGAAGAATGTTCTTATCTTCGATCTTGGTGGTGGTACTTTTGATGTTTCAATACTTACCATTCATGGGGATATCCTTGAAGTCAAGGCAACATCTGGAGATACACATCTTGGAGGAGAGGATTTTGATAACAGGTTGTTGCATCACTTTGTTCAGGAGTTCAATATGAAGTACAAAATGGATGTTAGTGGAAACCCAAAGGCTCTTACGAAGTTGAGAGCATCATGTGAGAGAGCCAAACGAACCCTCTCATCTACTGCTAGGACAACCATTGAGATTGATGCTTTGTATGAAGGAGTCGATTTTCATACATCCATTACTCGTGCTAAATTCGAACACCTGAACATGGATGTGTTTATGAGATGTATGGAACCTATTGAaaagtgtttgaaagatgcaAAGATGGATAAGAGTGCCATTGACGAAGTTGTCCTCGTAGGTGGGTCCACTAGAATTCCCAAAGTTCAGTCTCTATTGCAGGATTTATTTAACGGGAAGGAACTCTGCAAGAGCATCAACCCTGACGAGGCTGTAGCTTATGGTGCTGCAGTGCTAGCTGCTCAGTTGACTGGTGATGGTAATGAGAAGGTGCAAGACTTGGTGTTGTTGGATGTTACCTCTCtttctcttg CAATAGGAATAGATTTAGGAACAACATATTCATGTGTAGGAGTATGGCAGAATGACCGTATTGAGATTATTGCTAATGATCAAGGAAATCGTATTACACCTTCTTATGTTGCTTTTTCTGATAATGAACGTATGATTGGCGATGCTGCTAGAAATCAAGTCGCTATGAATCCTACCAACACAATTTTCG ATGCAAAACGTTTAATTGGTAGGAAATTCAGCGACAGCTTTGTTCAGAGTGATATGAAGCTATGGCCCTTCAAAATCATTCCTGGCTTAGACAACAAACCCATGATACAAGTCAATTACAAGGGCGAGGATGTAAAGTTTTCAGCTGAAgaaatatcatctatggttctcACAAAGATGAAAGAAACTGCCGAACTTTATCTTGGTTCAACTGTTACGGATGCTGTTGTTACAGTTCCTGCCTACTTTAATGATTCTCAGCGTCAAGCTACAAAGGATGCTGGTACAATTGCTGGACTTAATGTACTGCAAATCCTAAATGAACCAACAGCAGCTGGAATTGCTTATGGTCTTAATAAAGCGACAACTATTGGTCCAAACAATGTTCTTATCTTTGATTTTGGTGGTGGTACTGTTGATGTTTCGATACTCAGCATTAATGGGGGTATTTTCAAAGTCAAGGCTACATCTGGAGATACACATCTTGGAGGGGAGGATTTGGATAACCGGTTGCTAAATCATTTTGTGCAAGAATTTAAGAAGAAGTACGAAAAGGACATTAGTGGAAACCCAAGGTCCCTTAGGAGGCTGAGAACATCATGTGAGAGAGCCAAACGAACCCTCTCATCTACTCCTAGGACAACCATTGAGGTTGATGCTTTGTACGAAGGAATAGATTTTCATACTCCTATTACTCGGGCTAAATTCGAAGAGCTGAATATAGATTTGTTCAGGAAAAGCATGGAACCTGTTGAGAAATGTCTGGCTGACGCAAAAATGGATAAGAAAGCCATTCATGAAGTTGTCCTCGTTGGTGGGTCCACTAGAATTCCGAAGGTTCAGGTTATTTTGCAGGAATTCTTCAATGGAAAGAAACTCTGCAACAGCATCAACCCTGATGAGGCTGTGGCTTGTGGTGCTGCCGTGCAAGCTGCTATTTTGAGTGGTCGAGGTAAAGAAAAGGTGCAGGACTTGGTGTTGTTGGATGTTACCcctctttctcttggtgttgagacattcgGAGGTCTTATGAGTGTAATTATCCCAAGGAACACAAGCATTCCCGTCAAGAAGGAAAAGATCTACACTACCACCTTAGACAATCAAAGCAATGTATTGTTTCCGGTGTACCAAGGTGAGAGAGCTAGAGCCCGTGACAATAACTTGTTGGGTGAGTTCGTCTTGCAAGGAATTCGTCCAGCACCTCGTGGTGTTCCTAAATTTACTGTATGTTTTCATATGGATGAAGATGGTATATTGAATGTGTACGCTGAGGAGAAGACAACAGGAAACAAAAACAAGATCATTGTTACAAATAACAAAGGGAGGTTTTCGAAGGCTGAAATTGAGAGGTTAGTTCAAGAGGCTGAAAAATACAAattggaagatgaagaactacgCAGAAGGCGTGCTGAAGGTGATCAATGA